GAATTGACGAAAACCATACAAGTTCCTACTGACGATTTATTATTGGCTTCATTATATGCTGGGGTTACTACGGGTATTGGTTTGGGAATTATATTTCGTTATGGAGGTACAACCGCAGGAGCAGATATTATTGCACGCCTCATGCATAAGTATTTTGGTACTAGCCTAGGAAAATCAATTTTTGTTATGGATATTTTAGTGATAGCTATTTCTGGGTTGTTCCTTGGTCATAGAATTGCTATGTATTCCCTAGTAGGACTTTTCATCACTAGTAGGGTCATTGATTTTGTACAAGAAGGGGCTTATAGCGCAAAAGCGCTATATATAATATCTGAATTCCCTCATAAAATCATACCTGTGATCTCAAATGATATGGGACGAGGATGTACGATTTTAAATGGTAAAGGCGCATATACAGGTAATCAAAAAGAGGTATTACTATGCGTTGTTAACAGATCGGAAATCGTTCGTATTAAAAATATAATTCAACAAATTGATAATCGTGCATTTGTTATAGTGTATGACGTTCGCGAAGTATTAGGAGAAGGTTTTTCTATTCACTAACAACCTCAAAATAAGTAAAAACTCAGAAGCTAATTTACCTTTCTGAGTCTTTATTATTTGCATTGATTGAGCTAACCACTTTATTCTTCCCAGTTTTTTTAGCCTCGTACATGTACATATCTGCTATCTTTGTAAGAGTTTCTTTATTTCCCGCATCCTCTGGGAAGGCTGCAATACCTATGCTCACAGTAACTGATAAATCAGATAGACTTTTAAATCGCACATTTGATATCTCTTCCCTAATAAATTTAGAAAAATTATGTGCCTTTTGCAATGATGTATTAGGCATGATAATTATCATTTCTTCACCGCCATATCGTGCAGCTACATAATTCGTACCCATTACACTATTGACGATTGTTGATCCTATGGAACGTAATACATCATCTCCGAATTGATGTCCGTATGTATCATTAATTTGTTTGAAGTTATCTACATCAATGAAGGCGATGCATAATTCTGTATTATTTTTTCTTGCTATTTCTACTTCAATCATAAATCTTTCATGGGCATGTGTTTGATTATATAACCTTGTTAAGCTATCAGTCACGACTAACTCCTGAATATGAAACGCGTATTCTGTAAGTTGTCGGTTTGCTTCATTTACTTCGCGTATCAGTTGTTCTTTTTGCTCGCTTTGATCGCGGTACTCTCTTTCTAATTTAACAAAAAAGATAATAGGAGCAGAAATACCAATTAAATAAAATACATTAATAATCCAATGATTAAACGTAAAAATATGTGGATCATGGAGATAACTGCTAATTGCATAGCTTATGGATATAAGCACGCCACCTAATATAGCTGCAACAGAAGAAAGAACAAACGCCATTTGGGCGATGATTATAAAGAAAATGCTAAATAAATTTGTTTCTAAAGTTCCATAATGAATAATTGCTATCGATACTAATACAATCTCGATGATGAATATAGTCCACCAGCGAACCATATCTGATTTTCTATTTTCTTTTACCCCCAAAAAAATATACAAGGATAATAAGATAAGTAAAAATAATGATAGATGATCCGTTAAACTCGGCTTATGAGTAGACAACATACCAGCAATCGGTAAAATCATAATAAACCCTAGCTGCGTCAGCAAGATGATGTTCTTGATGGAGTTGATTTTCTTGTCAAAATGCATTCTCTCTACTCCCTGTTTAACAAAATCAATAGTTAATATAAACAACATATTTTAGTATATACTAAATATCATACACTAGTAAGATGAAATTTTCCATTTTCTCCAAAATACTGTCATCATTGCTATTGCAGTGATTGACGATATACCTATCAAATATGATTTAGGAGTAATTTGCGTGTATATCATGTATGCATTTACTTCGCTCGCATGTTTATTTAAAATTTTAAAGGTTTCTGTTAGATATTCTAACGCCTTTGCAGACTGTTTCAATTTCGCTTGGTCGGAAGCTTGATTTAAATGTTGAAAAATCGATTTTATTTGCGTATGGTATTCTTGGGAATACATAATTTGAATTGCACAACTGATTAAATCGTATTTTCTCTCAAGATTCGCAATTTCTATTTTCGCTTCATTATCGGCTATTGTTAGTAAAGTATTAAGTAATTTTTCTGATGTTTTATATAATTCTTCAATTCTCTCTGTAAATGATGAGATATCCTTCCCTACATAGACTTCGCTAGCAATATGGAGTTTGAATATTTCTTCAGCTAATACAGGTTTTTGGACATCTACTTTGTTCAATTCTGTTTTCACTGTTATCATAAGATCAATAAAGGCTTTATGAGCCTCTATAGATATTTCTTTTTGATGATTCGTGTTAAGATATACCTCAATCAACTTGGCTACCACTTCTCTAGCCTGTGGATATTTCTCTTGCTCTACAAAATATTGAATTTGAGAAGAGTAATCCGTTAGAAGCTGTCCTT
This DNA window, taken from Desulfuribacillus stibiiarsenatis, encodes the following:
- a CDS encoding YitT family protein, whose translation is MHHIHKFIMIMIGSLIFSIGLNAFTIANSLAEGGFTGIAILLHYLFQLPTGWMILLLNIPLFFIAYRIFGKHFIYYTLLGTVSVSVFIELTKTIQVPTDDLLLASLYAGVTTGIGLGIIFRYGGTTAGADIIARLMHKYFGTSLGKSIFVMDILVIAISGLFLGHRIAMYSLVGLFITSRVIDFVQEGAYSAKALYIISEFPHKIIPVISNDMGRGCTILNGKGAYTGNQKEVLLCVVNRSEIVRIKNIIQQIDNRAFVIVYDVREVLGEGFSIH
- a CDS encoding GGDEF domain-containing protein; the protein is MHFDKKINSIKNIILLTQLGFIMILPIAGMLSTHKPSLTDHLSLFLLILLSLYIFLGVKENRKSDMVRWWTIFIIEIVLVSIAIIHYGTLETNLFSIFFIIIAQMAFVLSSVAAILGGVLISISYAISSYLHDPHIFTFNHWIINVFYLIGISAPIIFFVKLEREYRDQSEQKEQLIREVNEANRQLTEYAFHIQELVVTDSLTRLYNQTHAHERFMIEVEIARKNNTELCIAFIDVDNFKQINDTYGHQFGDDVLRSIGSTIVNSVMGTNYVAARYGGEEMIIIMPNTSLQKAHNFSKFIREEISNVRFKSLSDLSVTVSIGIAAFPEDAGNKETLTKIADMYMYEAKKTGKNKVVSSINANNKDSER